Proteins encoded by one window of Cylindrospermum stagnale PCC 7417:
- a CDS encoding DUF4394 domain-containing protein, translating into MKLNKLATVVTALAVATIFDLLSVAKPAAALTLVGLTDNNTLVLFDSSTPTATSSRQVTGINGTLLGIDRRPANNQIYGLTTTNDIYTINPFTGAATLVSTLSVPFNGGNISGVDFNPVPDRLRVVGGNDQNYRINVDTGAVTVDGTLKPGDPNITGVAYTNADNNPATGTTLYDIDYISDALFIQNPPNNGTLVQVGLLGIDIDSAAGFDIFTNNGVNTAFAALTPASASGSSLYNINLTTGAATSLGTIGSGNRLIGLTTAVPEPSISFGAFLGVGGLALLGRYRRRQKLVN; encoded by the coding sequence ATGAAATTAAATAAGCTGGCTACAGTAGTCACTGCACTGGCCGTAGCAACGATATTTGATCTACTCAGCGTCGCCAAACCTGCGGCTGCCCTTACTCTGGTAGGTCTAACTGACAACAACACTCTAGTTTTGTTTGACTCCAGCACTCCGACCGCCACTAGCAGCAGGCAAGTTACTGGAATCAATGGTACTTTGTTGGGCATTGACCGTCGTCCAGCTAACAATCAGATCTACGGTCTCACGACTACCAATGACATCTACACAATTAACCCGTTCACTGGTGCGGCTACTCTTGTAAGTACCCTCTCCGTACCCTTCAATGGGGGGAATATTTCCGGAGTGGACTTCAACCCAGTACCTGATCGCCTACGGGTCGTCGGGGGCAATGACCAAAACTACCGGATCAACGTAGATACTGGTGCGGTCACTGTTGACGGGACACTGAAACCAGGAGACCCCAACATCACTGGTGTAGCATACACTAATGCAGATAATAACCCGGCAACTGGAACCACGCTGTACGACATTGACTACATCAGTGACGCATTATTTATCCAGAATCCGCCGAATAATGGCACCTTGGTGCAAGTAGGTTTACTCGGTATTGACATTGACTCGGCAGCAGGGTTCGACATTTTTACCAACAATGGGGTGAATACTGCCTTTGCGGCATTAACTCCAGCCTCAGCATCAGGTTCAAGTCTATATAACATCAACTTGACCACAGGTGCCGCTACCTCATTAGGCACTATCGGTAGTGGGAATCGTCTCATCGGCCTCACAACTGCTGTCCCTGAACCAAGTATTAGTTTTGGCGCTTTCCTCGGTGTCGGCGGCCTTGCTTTATTAGGTCGCTACCGCCGTCGCCAGAAGTTAGTCAATTAG
- a CDS encoding serine/threonine-protein kinase, which yields MICCLNPDCPNPQNPDGKKLCLACSTPLVPLLRNRFRVIQVLSDEGGFGRTYLSEDIDKLNERCVVKQLAPKFQGTWSQKKAMELFAEEAKRLQELGEHPQIPTLLAYFEQDNCLYLVQQLINGQNLLRELQLRSRYRDWDIQSILLDLLPILKFIHDRGVIHRDIKPENIIRRKGDGRLTLIDFGSSKQFTAKVQNKIGTSIGSHGYSPIEQLRDGKAYPASDLFGLGATCFHLLTGISPFQLWMEHGYSWVGNWQQYLRCPLSSELAQVLDKLLQKNMQQRYQSADEVIRDLTKQHTHLLPPASNSVVKQPETRSEIFPKKYIFLRNLLLAVAAILLLGLGESGYRQYLRLQTGLPANLSQPNHSSNSEAVLSQPPKVAWGNITLANTIKGHDESVLSVVVSPDGKTIASSGDGRHPAVRNGTIKLWDLATGQQISSLSGNSQKVNVVSFSPDGKTLVSGGDDSTIKVWNLATSKQIRTLKGHSDSIHALAISPDGKTLVSGSDDSTSKVWNLATGKQIRTLPGHSFWVRSVAISPDGVTFASGSFDKTIKIWNISKGQEIITLKGNTQTVTSVAFSPDGKTLASGSRQALLSADRTIKLWDLATGKETRKLAGHANTVTSVAFSPDGKILASGSRDRTIKLWNLATAEEITTLAGHTNTVTSLAFSPDGKTLVSGGEDNSIKIWRFF from the coding sequence ATGATCTGCTGCTTAAATCCCGATTGCCCAAATCCCCAAAATCCCGATGGAAAAAAGCTATGTCTTGCTTGTAGTACCCCGCTGGTACCACTTTTGAGAAATCGCTTCCGCGTCATTCAGGTACTTTCAGACGAAGGGGGATTTGGCAGAACTTATCTATCAGAAGATATAGATAAACTAAATGAACGTTGTGTCGTTAAGCAATTAGCTCCAAAGTTCCAAGGAACTTGGTCGCAAAAGAAGGCAATGGAGTTGTTTGCTGAGGAAGCGAAGCGGCTGCAAGAACTAGGAGAACATCCACAAATTCCGACTTTGTTAGCTTACTTTGAGCAAGATAACTGTTTGTATTTAGTGCAGCAACTGATCAATGGGCAGAATTTATTAAGGGAATTGCAGTTGCGTTCCCGCTATAGAGATTGGGATATTCAATCAATCTTGCTGGATTTATTACCTATCCTCAAGTTTATCCACGATCGCGGAGTTATTCATCGAGATATCAAGCCAGAAAATATCATCCGGCGTAAAGGTGATGGGAGATTAACTCTGATTGATTTTGGCTCTTCCAAACAATTCACAGCAAAAGTACAAAATAAAATAGGCACATCAATTGGTTCACACGGTTATTCGCCAATTGAACAACTTAGAGATGGTAAAGCTTACCCAGCTAGCGATTTATTTGGTTTGGGAGCTACCTGCTTTCATCTGCTAACGGGAATTTCACCTTTTCAGTTATGGATGGAACATGGATATAGTTGGGTAGGAAATTGGCAGCAATATTTGCGTTGTCCTTTAAGTAGTGAATTAGCTCAAGTTCTGGATAAGCTGTTACAAAAAAATATGCAGCAGCGCTATCAATCAGCAGATGAAGTCATCAGAGACTTGACTAAACAACATACACATTTACTACCACCAGCTAGCAATTCAGTTGTCAAACAACCAGAAACTCGGTCAGAAATTTTTCCGAAAAAATATATTTTCCTAAGAAATTTACTTTTGGCAGTTGCTGCTATTCTGTTGCTCGGATTAGGAGAATCTGGGTATAGACAATATCTGCGTCTGCAAACTGGTCTACCCGCTAACCTGAGTCAGCCGAATCATAGTTCAAATAGTGAAGCGGTTCTGAGTCAACCGCCGAAGGTTGCTTGGGGGAATATTACTTTAGCCAACACTATTAAAGGACATGATGAATCGGTTTTGTCTGTCGTTGTCAGCCCAGATGGTAAAACTATAGCCAGCAGTGGCGATGGGCGACACCCCGCTGTTCGCAATGGCACTATTAAACTCTGGGATCTCGCCACAGGGCAGCAAATCTCTAGCCTGAGTGGAAATTCTCAAAAAGTGAATGTGGTCAGTTTCTCCCCAGATGGCAAAACCCTGGTTAGCGGTGGTGATGACAGCACGATCAAAGTCTGGAATCTGGCAACGTCCAAGCAAATTCGCACCCTAAAAGGACATTCCGACTCAATTCATGCCCTAGCAATTAGCCCAGATGGAAAAACCTTGGTTAGCGGTAGTGATGACAGCACAAGCAAAGTCTGGAATCTGGCAACGGGTAAGCAAATCCGCACCCTACCCGGTCACAGTTTCTGGGTGCGATCTGTTGCTATTAGCCCGGATGGTGTCACCTTTGCCAGTGGCAGTTTTGACAAGACGATCAAAATCTGGAATATCAGCAAGGGACAGGAAATCATCACCCTGAAGGGAAATACTCAAACAGTGACATCTGTAGCTTTTAGCCCGGATGGTAAGACTTTGGCGAGTGGTAGTCGCCAAGCGCTGCTTTCAGCAGATCGCACAATTAAACTGTGGGATTTAGCAACAGGAAAGGAAACTCGCAAACTAGCGGGACATGCTAACACCGTTACATCTGTAGCTTTTAGCCCCGATGGTAAGATTTTAGCGAGTGGCAGTCGCGATCGCACTATCAAACTGTGGAATCTCGCAACGGCAGAGGAAATTACCACTTTGGCAGGACATACCAATACAGTTACATCCCTCGCATTTAGTCCCGATGGTAAGACGTTGGTTAGTGGCGGTGAGGATAATTCAATCAAGATTTGGCGTTTTTTTTAG
- a CDS encoding serine/threonine-protein kinase, which translates to MNRFSQNIMNLHDSALQQTQLAQMCGSKELFRDRYEILRILGRGGFGITFLAKNVLLPNSPLCVIKQLYPKVTSAKSWQRSCQRFEKEAKTLGQLGSHSQIPMLLDYFEGNGEFYLVQEYVRGSTLAREVRRTGPKSEAAVKQFLQELLPILQYLQQHHVIHRDIKPQNLLRCQEHQRIVLIDFGAVKEELVNACENSSIKIASTNFVGTMGFAPPEQLSLSPVYASDIYALGMTCLYLLTGKGPLDFDYDMNTGEICWQKEVDISHNFAKILGKMLKISLDERFKTADEAIAALGGESYLPTLTNCLTTQALSNQSITQEDKQPQVYMSPVARTASAIREWRARLKEKKQYSNFYGYQSKVSN; encoded by the coding sequence ATGAATCGCTTCTCTCAGAACATCATGAATTTGCACGATTCCGCTTTACAGCAAACTCAGCTGGCTCAGATGTGTGGTTCCAAGGAGCTATTTCGCGATCGCTATGAAATACTGCGAATTTTGGGCAGAGGTGGTTTTGGCATCACGTTTTTAGCTAAAAATGTTTTATTGCCTAATAGCCCTTTATGTGTGATCAAACAGCTTTATCCCAAGGTAACTAGTGCCAAAAGTTGGCAAAGGTCTTGTCAGCGGTTTGAAAAAGAAGCAAAAACATTAGGTCAACTTGGTAGCCATTCTCAAATTCCCATGCTTTTAGACTACTTTGAAGGCAATGGCGAGTTTTATTTAGTACAAGAATACGTACGTGGTTCCACTTTGGCAAGAGAAGTGAGGCGAACTGGCCCCAAAAGTGAAGCCGCAGTTAAACAGTTTTTACAGGAATTATTACCAATATTACAGTATCTTCAACAACATCACGTAATTCATCGGGACATCAAACCCCAAAATTTGTTGCGTTGTCAAGAGCATCAACGGATAGTGCTGATAGATTTTGGCGCGGTGAAAGAGGAATTAGTTAATGCTTGTGAAAACTCAAGCATTAAAATCGCCAGCACCAATTTTGTGGGCACAATGGGATTTGCGCCACCAGAACAGCTTTCCCTAAGTCCAGTTTATGCCAGTGATATTTATGCCTTGGGCATGACTTGTCTTTATCTTTTGACCGGTAAAGGGCCTTTAGATTTTGACTATGACATGAATACTGGCGAGATCTGTTGGCAAAAAGAGGTAGATATCAGCCACAATTTTGCCAAAATTCTCGGCAAAATGCTGAAAATATCTTTAGATGAGCGGTTTAAGACCGCTGATGAAGCAATCGCAGCCCTTGGTGGCGAAAGCTATTTGCCTACTTTGACTAACTGTTTAACGACCCAAGCACTGAGTAACCAAAGTATTACACAAGAAGATAAACAGCCGCAGGTATATATGTCGCCTGTCGCCAGAACTGCTAGTGCTATTCGCGAATGGAGAGCAAGGCTCAAGGAAAAAAAGCAGTATAGTAATTTTTATGGTTACCAATCTAAAGTATCAAATTAG
- a CDS encoding chloride channel protein produces MSLPVLTQFVRNLWQPRRGLAISSMGFANAEASVIGLVAALSAVFLKVGSGWLGTWRVHTTHLLPAWLVLPIIGLSFGFLAGWLVQRFAPEAAGSGIPQVKATLANVPVNLSWRVAIVKLLSAIVALGSGITLGRQGPTVQVGAGLAAGMSRLVPTSPDHRRQMVAAGAGAGLAAAFNAPIAGVLFIVEELLQDLSGLTLGTAIIASFIGGVVSRLLGGGSLELNLELAKSSSQFSLPEIPAFLLLGILAGLLGALFNRGLIFSIKLYQRLHISLPLRVALAGCISGIVVAMLPEYFRDNTGLREYVITGDAHFSLAAIAFIAQFFLTLVAFGSGAPGGIFAPSLILGSCLGHLVGVSEFYLLGVGSPTTFALAGMGGFFSAVSKVPITAIVIVFEMTTDFNLVLPLMIVSVTAYLIAEKVVPGSLYNKLLELNGIIIKKGASIEGISTKLTAKDVMQQRVETLDTEMNLDEVIQAFARSHHRGFPVVEENKLVGIVTQSDLQKMRDGLRPAGGDRQLANDRHLKEIMTPQPITVTPQHNLSHVLYLLDRYQISRLPVMEAQKLIGIITRGDIIRAEADHLNCENGVPGPRPEPSYVVYQTRSPNIGRGRLLVTLANPETAATLLEIAAAIARDRHYEIECIQVMLVSRHSSPAETQVKTTKSRRLLRQAEVLAKKWGIPLHTQIRVAHDIAQAILETINERNIDLILMGWKGNTSTPGRIFGNVVDTIIRQATCDVVLVKLANIPESPVTPSPHTQHSFNHWLVPMAGGPNARVALKLLPALVTLGNHPQIRLTQVFKPSEFKPDMTVLEQAIRQLMRRRKLSSTVIATPVQADSVSEGVIKLVKTEGFDVVVLGASREGLLQQAIQGNIPEAIANGVESTVILVRGAINN; encoded by the coding sequence ATGTCCCTTCCTGTTCTGACTCAGTTCGTTCGCAACTTGTGGCAGCCTAGAAGAGGTTTAGCGATATCTTCGATGGGCTTCGCCAACGCCGAAGCTTCTGTTATCGGTCTAGTGGCCGCCCTGTCTGCGGTATTTCTGAAAGTGGGATCGGGATGGTTGGGAACCTGGCGAGTTCACACTACCCATCTGCTACCAGCATGGCTAGTTTTACCCATAATTGGTCTAAGCTTTGGGTTTCTGGCTGGCTGGTTGGTGCAGCGATTTGCCCCAGAGGCTGCGGGTAGTGGTATCCCCCAAGTCAAAGCAACTCTTGCCAATGTGCCAGTAAATCTATCCTGGCGCGTGGCAATTGTCAAGTTACTCAGTGCAATTGTTGCTTTAGGTTCAGGAATCACTCTAGGGCGACAAGGCCCCACTGTCCAAGTAGGGGCAGGTTTGGCAGCGGGAATGAGTCGCTTAGTACCCACTTCTCCAGATCATCGGCGGCAAATGGTTGCTGCGGGTGCAGGTGCGGGTTTAGCAGCTGCTTTCAATGCCCCGATTGCCGGGGTGTTGTTTATCGTCGAGGAGTTACTCCAAGATTTATCAGGACTGACTTTAGGAACCGCCATTATCGCCTCCTTTATTGGTGGGGTAGTTTCCCGGTTATTGGGTGGCGGCAGTTTGGAACTAAATCTGGAGTTGGCAAAGTCTTCTAGCCAATTCTCCCTCCCAGAAATTCCGGCTTTCCTGCTATTGGGAATCTTGGCGGGGTTGCTTGGTGCATTATTTAATCGGGGATTAATTTTCAGCATTAAACTTTATCAAAGATTGCACATCAGCTTACCCCTCCGGGTGGCTTTAGCTGGTTGTATATCTGGCATTGTCGTGGCTATGCTGCCTGAGTATTTTCGTGATAATACGGGGTTGCGGGAATATGTAATTACTGGTGATGCTCATTTTTCCTTAGCGGCGATCGCCTTTATCGCTCAATTTTTCCTCACCTTAGTCGCATTTGGTTCCGGCGCACCAGGCGGGATATTCGCTCCCAGTCTCATTTTAGGTTCTTGTTTAGGACACCTAGTTGGTGTATCTGAGTTCTACCTTTTAGGGGTGGGTTCGCCAACTACCTTTGCTTTAGCAGGGATGGGGGGATTTTTTAGCGCTGTTTCCAAAGTCCCAATTACAGCAATTGTGATTGTCTTTGAGATGACTACAGATTTCAATCTGGTATTACCTTTAATGATTGTGTCTGTAACTGCCTACTTGATTGCAGAGAAGGTAGTACCTGGATCACTGTATAACAAGCTTTTGGAGTTAAATGGCATCATCATCAAAAAAGGTGCTTCCATCGAGGGGATATCGACAAAGTTAACAGCTAAAGATGTGATGCAACAACGGGTGGAAACTCTAGATACAGAGATGAATTTAGATGAAGTCATCCAGGCATTTGCCCGTTCTCACCATCGCGGTTTCCCAGTGGTAGAAGAAAACAAGCTAGTGGGGATTGTGACGCAATCAGATTTGCAGAAAATGCGCGATGGGCTACGCCCCGCCGGAGGCGATCGCCAGCTAGCAAATGATCGTCACTTAAAGGAAATCATGACACCGCAGCCGATAACGGTAACACCCCAGCATAACTTGAGTCATGTGCTGTATTTACTTGATCGTTATCAAATCAGCCGTTTACCAGTGATGGAAGCACAGAAACTGATTGGGATTATTACTCGTGGGGATATTATCCGGGCGGAAGCAGATCATCTCAATTGTGAAAATGGTGTCCCTGGCCCGCGACCAGAACCTTCTTATGTAGTTTACCAAACGCGATCGCCCAATATTGGCAGAGGTAGATTATTAGTCACCCTGGCAAATCCAGAGACAGCAGCGACTTTATTAGAAATAGCAGCAGCTATTGCCCGCGATCGCCACTATGAAATAGAGTGCATTCAAGTAATGCTGGTATCTCGTCACAGTTCCCCAGCCGAAACACAGGTAAAAACCACAAAAAGTCGCCGTTTGCTCCGACAGGCGGAAGTTTTAGCGAAAAAGTGGGGAATTCCCCTACATACCCAAATCCGAGTCGCCCACGATATCGCACAGGCAATTTTAGAGACAATTAACGAACGAAATATTGACCTGATTTTAATGGGCTGGAAAGGTAACACTTCTACCCCAGGGCGGATTTTTGGCAATGTTGTAGATACGATAATTCGCCAAGCCACCTGCGACGTTGTGTTAGTTAAACTAGCCAATATTCCAGAGTCACCAGTTACTCCATCTCCCCACACTCAGCACTCCTTTAACCATTGGTTAGTTCCAATGGCTGGTGGACCCAATGCGCGGGTGGCGCTTAAATTGTTACCTGCTTTAGTAACTTTGGGGAATCACCCCCAAATTCGCCTCACACAGGTGTTTAAGCCCTCGGAATTCAAGCCAGACATGACAGTTTTAGAACAAGCCATCCGCCAGCTAATGCGCCGCCGTAAATTGTCCAGTACTGTGATTGCTACCCCAGTTCAAGCCGATTCAGTTTCTGAAGGTGTAATTAAGTTGGTGAAAACCGAAGGTTTTGATGTTGTCGTTTTGGGGGCTTCCCGTGAGGGATTGTTGCAGCAGGCGATTCAAGGTAATATCCCGGAAGCGATCGCCAATGGTGTAGAAAGTACAGTAATTTTGGTCAGAGGCGCAATTAATAATTGA
- a CDS encoding Crp/Fnr family transcriptional regulator: MSVDTNPLRARQNRLLAALPDVEYELLIPHLKLVPLPYEQIIYQAEEPITQIYFPHQGAISLVSIMENGSTVEVGIVSNEGMVGIPVILGGKTTTTTALVQIPGSGVRMNADVLKTLFDQGGAIQSLLLRYIQARFTEITQGCACNRLHTLEERLARWLLTVSDRLQSDEFLLTQEFISQMLGVRRSGVTVAASTLSRAGMISYKRGRINILNREGLEATSCECYRVIRNEFSRLLGNSPG, encoded by the coding sequence ATGTCAGTGGACACAAACCCCCTGCGAGCAAGACAAAATAGGCTGCTCGCTGCTTTGCCTGACGTTGAGTATGAGCTTCTGATTCCGCACCTGAAGCTTGTCCCGCTCCCATATGAGCAAATTATTTATCAGGCAGAAGAACCGATCACACAAATCTATTTTCCCCATCAAGGCGCTATTTCTTTAGTTTCGATTATGGAAAATGGCTCAACAGTGGAAGTCGGCATAGTCAGCAATGAAGGTATGGTGGGTATCCCTGTAATTTTGGGAGGTAAGACCACGACCACAACAGCGCTTGTGCAGATCCCAGGCAGTGGTGTGCGAATGAATGCAGATGTCCTTAAAACCTTGTTTGACCAAGGTGGGGCAATTCAAAGCCTACTTTTGCGCTATATACAAGCTCGATTCACTGAAATTACCCAAGGCTGTGCCTGCAACCGTCTGCATACACTAGAAGAGCGACTTGCCCGTTGGCTGCTAACAGTTTCTGACCGTCTGCAATCAGATGAGTTTCTCTTGACTCAAGAATTTATCTCTCAAATGCTGGGTGTACGCCGCTCCGGTGTTACGGTGGCCGCTAGCACCCTCAGTCGAGCAGGAATGATCTCCTATAAACGTGGTCGGATTAATATCCTCAATCGAGAGGGTTTAGAGGCTACTTCTTGCGAGTGTTATCGAGTAATTAGAAACGAATTCTCTCGATTGCTAGGCAATTCTCCTGGATAG
- a CDS encoding response regulator, which yields MSTQLIRCDGLRLLVVDDDADTREILTLIFKLEGAEIRSVASASEALELISPFKPDILISDIHLPDEDGYSLLSKIRNLERVQGRWTPAIALTGSAMDEDRANALSAGFQLHLCKPINLDELVSEVADLLAGCKLLAGVV from the coding sequence ATGTCTACTCAATTAATACGTTGTGATGGCTTACGCTTGCTGGTTGTCGATGACGATGCTGATACAAGAGAAATACTCACCTTAATATTTAAATTGGAGGGTGCTGAAATTAGATCTGTTGCTTCAGCAAGTGAGGCTTTAGAACTAATATCACCTTTTAAACCTGATATCCTCATTAGCGATATCCACTTACCAGATGAAGACGGCTACTCACTGCTGTCGAAAATAAGGAATTTGGAGCGAGTGCAAGGTAGATGGACTCCAGCGATCGCACTGACGGGATCGGCGATGGATGAAGACCGTGCCAATGCATTGTCCGCAGGTTTTCAATTGCATCTATGCAAGCCAATTAACTTAGATGAGTTAGTCTCTGAGGTTGCTGATCTACTAGCTGGATGTAAGTTGTTAGCTGGTGTTGTTTAG
- a CDS encoding alpha-amylase/alpha-mannosidase, translating to MSHPLHVAFIWHQHQPLYKSPGSGVSVSQSQQYRLPWVRLHGTKDYLDLVLILERYPKLHQTVNLVPSLILQLEDYIAGTAFDPYLTASLTPAEQLTRQQREFIIQHFFDANHHNLIDPHPRYADLYYQRQQKGIDWCLKNWQLPDYGDLLAWHNLAWIDPLFWDDPEIAAWLRQGRNFSLSDRQRIYSKQREILGRIIPQHRSMQAAGQLEVTTTPYTHPILPLLADTNSGRVAVPQMNLPGQRFQWKEDIPRHLQKAWDLYTDRFGQEPRGLWPSEQSVSPDILPYIIKQGFNWICSDEAVLGWTIKHFFHRDGAGNVQQPELLYQPYRLQTPAGDLAIVFRDHRLSDLIGFTYGAMPPKQAAADLVGHLQAIARMQRESSSEKPWLVTIALDGENCWEYYPQDGKPFLEALYQTLSNEPHLKLVTVSEFLAEFPATATIPGEQLHSGSWVDGSFTTWIGDPAKNRAWDYLAQARAVLANHPEATEENNPEAWEALYAAEGSDWFWWFGEGHSSNQDAIFDQLFREHLYGIYKALNEPIPSYLQKPVEVHEARTDHTPDGFIHPVIDGRGDEQDWDKAGRIEIGGARGTMHNSSLVQRLWYGVDHLNFYVRVDFKNGVVPGRELPTELNLLWFYPEKTMVNSPIPLADVPDTAPVNYLFHHHLEINLLTQSLQFREAGENHQWYPRFSRAQVALNTCLEVAVPWADLQVPPDYPLRLILVLGDEGRFSNYLPENTLIPFDVP from the coding sequence ATGTCTCATCCCCTCCACGTCGCTTTCATCTGGCATCAACATCAGCCGCTGTACAAATCTCCTGGCAGCGGCGTTTCAGTATCTCAAAGTCAACAGTACCGCTTGCCTTGGGTACGCTTGCATGGTACTAAAGATTATCTAGATTTGGTATTAATCCTAGAGCGGTATCCTAAGTTACACCAAACGGTGAATCTGGTGCCGTCACTGATATTGCAACTAGAAGATTATATTGCTGGGACGGCTTTTGACCCTTACCTTACTGCCAGTTTGACTCCTGCTGAACAACTGACTCGTCAACAGCGGGAATTTATTATCCAACACTTTTTTGATGCCAATCACCACAATCTGATTGACCCCCATCCCCGTTATGCCGACTTGTATTACCAAAGGCAGCAAAAGGGCATAGACTGGTGTTTGAAAAATTGGCAATTGCCAGATTACGGCGATTTGCTAGCTTGGCACAATCTGGCGTGGATTGATCCGCTATTTTGGGATGATCCAGAAATTGCCGCTTGGTTGAGACAGGGACGGAATTTTAGTTTAAGCGATCGCCAACGGATTTATTCTAAACAGCGAGAAATTCTCGGTCGCATCATTCCCCAACACCGTTCAATGCAAGCCGCCGGTCAGCTAGAAGTCACCACCACCCCCTACACTCACCCAATTTTACCTTTGTTAGCAGATACTAACTCCGGTCGGGTAGCAGTGCCGCAGATGAATCTACCAGGGCAGCGGTTTCAATGGAAAGAAGATATTCCTCGCCATTTGCAGAAAGCTTGGGATTTGTATACAGACCGTTTTGGGCAGGAACCGCGTGGTTTATGGCCTTCAGAACAGTCAGTCAGCCCCGATATTCTGCCATATATTATTAAGCAAGGTTTTAATTGGATTTGTTCAGATGAAGCCGTTTTGGGTTGGACAATAAAACACTTTTTTCATCGCGATGGGGCGGGGAATGTGCAGCAACCAGAACTGCTATACCAACCCTACCGCTTGCAAACTCCCGCAGGTGATTTAGCGATCGTGTTTCGCGACCATAGATTATCAGATTTGATTGGTTTTACCTACGGGGCAATGCCGCCAAAACAAGCAGCAGCCGACTTAGTGGGACACTTGCAAGCGATCGCCAGAATGCAAAGAGAAAGCTCAAGCGAAAAACCTTGGTTAGTTACCATCGCCTTAGATGGGGAAAATTGCTGGGAATATTATCCCCAAGACGGTAAACCGTTTTTAGAAGCTTTATATCAAACGTTAAGCAACGAACCCCACCTGAAACTCGTCACCGTTTCCGAATTCCTCGCCGAATTTCCCGCCACAGCCACTATCCCCGGAGAGCAACTGCACAGCGGTTCTTGGGTAGATGGCAGCTTCACCACCTGGATAGGCGATCCCGCCAAAAATCGCGCTTGGGACTACCTAGCCCAAGCCAGGGCAGTGCTGGCAAATCATCCCGAAGCCACGGAAGAAAATAATCCCGAAGCTTGGGAAGCTTTGTATGCCGCAGAAGGTTCCGACTGGTTCTGGTGGTTTGGTGAAGGACATTCTTCAAATCAAGATGCCATCTTTGACCAGTTGTTTCGGGAACATTTGTATGGCATTTACAAAGCCTTAAATGAACCAATACCTTCCTATTTGCAGAAACCGGTAGAGGTTCACGAAGCCAGGACAGATCATACGCCAGATGGGTTTATTCATCCAGTGATTGATGGTAGGGGTGACGAACAAGACTGGGACAAAGCTGGACGGATAGAAATCGGTGGGGCCAGGGGAACGATGCACAACAGCAGCCTCGTCCAACGACTTTGGTATGGGGTGGATCACCTGAATTTCTATGTGCGGGTAGATTTTAAAAATGGTGTTGTCCCAGGGCGGGAGTTGCCCACAGAGTTAAATTTGCTGTGGTTCTATCCAGAAAAAACAATGGTCAATAGCCCGATTCCTTTGGCAGATGTGCCGGATACAGCGCCAGTTAATTATCTGTTCCACCACCATCTGGAAATTAATTTGCTGACGCAATCGCTTCAGTTTCGGGAAGCTGGAGAAAATCATCAATGGTATCCCCGTTTCAGCCGCGCTCAAGTAGCTTTAAACACTTGTTTAGAAGTTGCAGTGCCCTGGGCAGATTTGCAAGTACCGCCTGATTATCCCTTGCGGCTGATTTTGGTACTTGGGGATGAAGGGCGATTCTCCAACTATTTGCCGGAAAATACGTTGATTCCCTTTGATGTGCCATAA